One Ignavibacteriota bacterium DNA segment encodes these proteins:
- a CDS encoding putative Ig domain-containing protein, producing the protein MPAGPDSRSRCPPWKYCGSFSLPSPFTDAFPPEQRISLDTSYGGKRWFTRHEWVDGVIQDLGPDTMCAHYLCRTLTSPRDTMVTVSLGSDDGINVWVNGTKLISKDESRAAGADQEILTVALKKGDNAFLMKVNNGYGPSGFYFALYDNDLRELMGLVRRDFPDEASVREMAWEEADTIWSGPWIPGDMQALALKYAAHAPCTTKDEQDALTARAAAVTSAEELTAVRTHYVNSRVSELVPIILTPKPPATPRINGARRVGARPGSPFLHIVPVTGDRPMKISASGLPRGLALDGATGIITGTAKNAGTYHVRVTATNARGTARSTLTIVIGKTIALTPRSDGTAGTVSRPRWTTGVFAPPPKQWSPPDLRSTAGAISTSTIAGRSNRGVPIHWSVANPGSPTARSIRTRNSRTCTRSARTSMQRD; encoded by the coding sequence ATGCCAGCCGGCCCGGACTCGCGATCACGCTGTCCGCCATGGAAATACTGCGGCTCGTTCTCCCTCCCCTCACCATTCACCGACGCCTTTCCACCGGAACAGAGGATCTCTCTCGACACAAGCTACGGCGGCAAGCGGTGGTTCACCAGACACGAATGGGTGGACGGTGTCATTCAGGATCTCGGCCCCGACACCATGTGCGCACATTACCTGTGCCGGACGCTCACCAGTCCGCGCGACACGATGGTCACCGTATCACTCGGCAGCGACGATGGCATCAACGTCTGGGTGAACGGGACGAAGCTCATCTCGAAGGATGAAAGCCGCGCAGCCGGGGCGGATCAGGAGATCCTCACGGTGGCATTGAAGAAGGGTGACAACGCATTCCTGATGAAGGTCAACAACGGCTACGGCCCAAGCGGATTCTACTTCGCGCTCTATGACAATGACCTCCGCGAACTCATGGGTCTTGTCCGCCGCGACTTCCCCGATGAGGCAAGCGTGCGCGAAATGGCATGGGAGGAGGCGGATACCATCTGGAGTGGGCCATGGATCCCGGGGGACATGCAGGCCCTTGCGCTGAAGTACGCCGCCCATGCACCATGCACCACAAAGGATGAACAAGATGCCCTGACGGCACGGGCCGCCGCGGTGACTTCCGCGGAAGAACTGACCGCTGTCCGGACTCACTATGTAAACTCGCGTGTATCAGAGCTTGTCCCGATCATCCTCACCCCGAAGCCGCCTGCAACGCCCCGTATCAACGGAGCGCGTCGGGTGGGCGCACGCCCGGGGAGCCCGTTCCTCCATATCGTCCCCGTTACGGGCGACAGGCCCATGAAGATCAGCGCAAGCGGGCTTCCACGCGGACTCGCGCTCGATGGTGCCACGGGGATCATCACCGGCACGGCGAAGAACGCAGGAACATACCACGTCCGCGTTACAGCAACGAACGCACGCGGGACCGCACGCAGCACCCTCACGATCGTGATCGGCAAGACCATCGCGCTCACTCCCCGCTCGGATGGAACAGCTGGAACTGTTTCGCGACCGCGGTGGACGACGGGCGTATTCGCGCCGCCGCCGAAGCAATGGTCGCCGCCGGACTTACGCAGCACGGCTGGAGCTATATCAACATCGACGATTGCTGGGAGATCAAACCGGGGAGTACCGATCCACTGGTCAGTGGCGAACCCAGGAAGCCCGACGGCACGATCAATACGAACAAGAAATTCCCGGACATGCACGCGCTCAGCACGTACGTCCATGCAAAGGGATTGA
- a CDS encoding exo-alpha-sialidase yields MFLSADGGTTWSTAGHLPAGENIRVLALDGSGTIYLGADSALERLDPHEINPLSLDILRSTDTGTTWKIVSSFPRPIVNAMVLACNGAGDVIVGYHASGFALSHNKGESWTRVPGYWCSGAAASSSRVLFTASAKGNVRRSDDHGATWSTCPGLPGEGLGSYGQIFTSSNADTVFVAELSEPGTIYRSTNGGWGWTPVWTGYGTNVCRSARGVYYFATADELRRSTDGGTHWTLAARAGAEIASLAVSDSGAVLVGTKRGTVIRWNGE; encoded by the coding sequence ATGTTCCTCTCTGCCGATGGGGGCACGACATGGAGCACCGCAGGCCATCTCCCTGCCGGCGAGAATATCCGGGTCCTCGCGCTCGATGGATCGGGGACCATCTACCTCGGGGCGGACAGTGCACTGGAGCGCCTTGACCCCCATGAGATCAATCCCCTCTCACTCGACATCCTCCGCTCGACCGATACCGGTACCACCTGGAAGATCGTATCTTCATTCCCCAGGCCGATCGTGAACGCGATGGTGCTCGCCTGCAATGGGGCAGGTGATGTCATCGTAGGATACCATGCTTCGGGGTTCGCTCTTTCGCACAACAAGGGAGAGAGCTGGACCAGAGTGCCAGGGTATTGGTGCAGTGGTGCGGCAGCTTCATCCTCCCGTGTCCTGTTCACGGCCTCTGCCAAAGGCAACGTCAGGCGTTCGGATGATCACGGCGCGACATGGTCGACCTGTCCGGGACTGCCCGGGGAAGGACTCGGGAGCTACGGGCAGATCTTCACCTCGTCCAATGCCGACACGGTCTTCGTTGCGGAACTGTCTGAACCAGGAACGATCTACCGTTCCACGAACGGGGGGTGGGGCTGGACGCCCGTGTGGACGGGGTATGGAACGAACGTGTGCCGCTCTGCGCGGGGAGTCTACTACTTTGCGACGGCCGATGAGCTACGCCGTTCGACCGATGGGGGAACTCACTGGACCCTTGCAGCACGGGCGGGAGCCGAGATCGCGTCACTTGCCGTCAGTGATAGCGGCGCTGTCCTCGTGGGCACCAAACGCGGAACAGTCATCCGATGGAATGGCGAGTAG